In the genome of Montipora foliosa isolate CH-2021 chromosome 3, ASM3666993v2, whole genome shotgun sequence, one region contains:
- the LOC137996137 gene encoding uncharacterized protein → MTSQSLNQDQPKGEDVFEHCWILSTFFDRLSDVYCFFVLLEVMSEAGDSSESTSEPKGQPVSGLKQSTLLEQSSVNLAILESLERLNQNFAAFSEYQYPENDYSHEQVDEVGERSNVSSPVDIHQEVNAIVNPVNDSEDIESSQDKPRNDESDIVDYDSQLDLNIDTKGPKINDKVAGVVNKLCLQRISQDQSKAMIKRHSTPQNVNLKLPKCEPSIWNEIPGKTRVNDIKFQSTQALLIASVNCQLEVAENLLKTKSEKQVITTCLDGITLAMASNYELNLRRRDAMRPHFKSEFAKGLCSSTNPADEFLFGGDTAKRIKEIAELNKNKVCKAQPSRPQGRGQRFSPYPQRGFRGYIRGRGRAFRGRGSGPSGYQQQQQQYFQHAPQSEKKSGSRANQN, encoded by the exons atgacgtcacaatcattgAACCAAGACCAACCGAAGGGAGAAGACGTCTTTGAGCACTGTTGGATTTTATCCACGTTTTTTGACCGACTTTCAGACGTTTATTGCTTCTTCGTGCTACTTGAG GTCATGTCAGAGGCCGGTGACTCCAGTGAGAGCACGTCTGAGCCAAAAGGTCAGCCAGTGAGCGGCCTTAAGCAATCAACTTTACTGGAACAGAGTTCAGTAAACCTAGCGATTTTAGAAAGCCTTGAACGgctaaatcaaaattttgccgCCTTTAGTGAATATCAATATCCAGAGAATGATTATTCACATGAACAAGTCGATGAAGTCGGAGAAAGGAGTAATGTTTCCTCTCCGGTGGACATTCATCAAGAAGTCAATGCTATTGTGAATCCTGTAAACGACTCTGAAGATATCGAGTCATCCCAGGATAAGCCCAGGAATGATGAGAGTGATATCGTAGACTACGATAGTCAACTTGACCTGAATATAGATACCAAGGGTCCCAAAATTAATGACAAAGTGGCTGGAGTCGTTAATAAATTATGCTTGCAAAGAATTAGTCAAGACCAAAGTAAAGCCATGATCAAACGTCATAGCACACCACAAAATGTTAATTTGAAGTTGCCTAAATGTGAGCCAAGCATCTGGAATGAAATTCCGGGCAAGACCCGGGTCAATGATATAAAATTTCAGTCCACTCAAGCCCTGTTAATTGCTTCTGTGAACTGTCAGCTGGAGGTGGCCGAGAATCTATTGAAAACCAAATCAGAGAAACAAGTGATCACTACATGCCTAGATGGTATAACTTTAGCTATGGCTTCAAATTATGAGTTAAACCTAAGACGAAGGGATGCCATGagaccccattttaagagcgaGTTTGCTAAAGGTCTGTGTAGCTCAACAAATCCCGCAGATGAATTCTTGTTTGGGGGAGATACAGCTAAACGAATAAAAGAGATAGCAGAGCTGAACAAGAATAAAGTATGCAAAGCTCAGCCATCAAGGCCACAAGGAAGAGGTCAGAGATTCTCTCCATATCCACAAAGAGGATTTCGAGGTTACATCAGGGGAAGAGGTAGAGCCTTTCGTGGTCGTGGCTCTGGTCCCTCTGGCtatcaacagcagcagcagcagtattTTCAGCATGCGCCCCAGTCAGAAAAGAAGTCGGGCTCCAGGGCCAATCAAAATTG A